One Chrysiogenia bacterium DNA window includes the following coding sequences:
- a CDS encoding NADPH:quinone oxidoreductase family protein — translation MKAWIVEQWCKPEEIELKDVDAPSPGKGQVLVKVEAAAVNFFDVLQVQGKYQHKPPFPFSPGGEIAGVVESVGEGVSLRPGTRVMATTQGGYAEYALCPHDNVWAIPDAMTFEHAAAFPIVYQTSYFGLVHRGQLQKNEWLLVHAGAGGVGSAAIQIGKALGARIIATAGSPEKLEVCKELGADFAVSYKDEGWHEKVKEITGGHGADVIYDPVGGDVFDLSTKCIAFEGRLVVIGFASGRIPEIAANRILLKNIAIVGLHFGEYRNHKPQMVTDGMNALYKMYEEGTVKPLVSKTYPLAEAKQAMADIAGRASTGKLILVP, via the coding sequence ATGAAAGCGTGGATTGTCGAGCAGTGGTGCAAACCCGAGGAGATCGAACTCAAGGACGTGGACGCCCCGAGCCCCGGCAAGGGGCAGGTGCTCGTAAAAGTGGAGGCCGCCGCGGTCAACTTCTTTGACGTCCTCCAGGTCCAGGGCAAGTATCAGCACAAGCCGCCCTTCCCCTTCTCGCCCGGCGGCGAGATCGCGGGCGTTGTCGAGAGCGTCGGCGAGGGAGTATCCCTGAGGCCCGGCACCCGCGTCATGGCCACCACCCAGGGCGGCTACGCCGAGTATGCGCTCTGCCCCCACGACAATGTCTGGGCCATTCCAGACGCCATGACCTTCGAGCACGCGGCCGCCTTCCCCATCGTCTACCAGACGAGCTACTTCGGCCTCGTCCATCGCGGGCAGCTCCAGAAGAACGAATGGCTGCTCGTTCATGCGGGCGCCGGCGGCGTGGGCTCGGCCGCCATCCAGATCGGCAAGGCGCTTGGCGCGCGCATCATCGCAACGGCCGGCTCGCCCGAAAAGCTTGAAGTCTGCAAGGAGCTCGGCGCCGACTTCGCGGTGAGCTACAAGGACGAGGGCTGGCACGAGAAGGTCAAGGAAATCACCGGGGGCCACGGCGCCGACGTCATCTACGATCCCGTAGGCGGCGACGTGTTCGATCTCTCGACCAAGTGCATCGCCTTCGAAGGGCGCCTCGTGGTGATCGGCTTTGCCTCGGGCCGCATTCCCGAGATCGCGGCCAACCGCATCCTGCTCAAGAACATCGCCATCGTCGGTCTGCACTTCGGTGAGTATCGCAACCACAAGCCGCAAATGGTCACCGACGGAATGAATGCCCTCTACAAGATGTATGAGGAAGGCACCGTGAAGCCGCTCGTCTCGAAGACCTACCCGCTTGCCGAGGCCAAGCAGGCAATGGCCGACATCGCCGGGCGCGCCAGCACGGGCAAGCTCATCCTGGTGCCGTGA
- a CDS encoding acyl-CoA desaturase: MEATEEIPGRNESNSIPVPVKWTEPSVIAFWSIHAIALVGAFFTPLTKTALILLVVNYLIRIWGITAGYHRYFSHRSFKTGRVFQFILAWCGAMSAQKGPIWWSSHHRVHHRYSDTIRDVHSPWYGGGFWWSHVGWILSGKWDHTDSELVKEWYDYPEIVWIENNKFVPPMLLGITSFLIGGFPGLIWGFFVSTVLNYHCTFFINSLAHHFGRQRYHTTDTSRNSLILALLTLGEGWHNNHHYYQSSCAQGFYWWEIDISYYTLKVASWFGIVWDIKTCPEKVREANHYESYEVKLPKFDTASLQLAATNAAQAASESAANAAEAARQAAARARDAANETALRWADAAREAAANASEAAAEAASKATGSVSLATARAAQKAHTKAHDWQKAAQEASEKVAELFSANAETA; the protein is encoded by the coding sequence ATGGAAGCAACCGAAGAGATTCCCGGACGCAATGAGTCCAACTCCATTCCCGTCCCCGTCAAGTGGACCGAGCCCAGCGTCATCGCGTTCTGGTCCATTCACGCCATCGCCCTGGTCGGCGCGTTCTTTACGCCCCTGACCAAAACCGCGCTCATCTTGCTGGTCGTCAACTACCTCATCCGTATCTGGGGTATCACCGCCGGCTATCACCGTTATTTCTCGCACCGCTCGTTCAAAACGGGCCGTGTTTTCCAGTTCATCCTCGCCTGGTGCGGCGCCATGTCGGCCCAGAAGGGCCCGATCTGGTGGTCGAGCCACCACCGCGTCCACCACCGCTACTCCGACACCATCCGCGACGTTCACTCGCCCTGGTATGGCGGCGGCTTCTGGTGGTCGCACGTGGGATGGATCCTCTCGGGCAAGTGGGATCACACCGATTCCGAGCTCGTGAAGGAATGGTACGACTACCCCGAAATCGTCTGGATCGAGAACAACAAGTTTGTTCCGCCGATGCTGCTTGGAATTACCAGCTTCCTGATCGGCGGATTCCCCGGCCTGATCTGGGGTTTCTTCGTCTCGACCGTGCTCAACTATCACTGCACGTTCTTCATCAATTCGCTGGCCCACCACTTCGGCCGCCAGCGCTACCACACCACCGACACGAGCCGTAACTCGCTCATCCTCGCACTGCTTACCCTGGGCGAGGGCTGGCACAACAACCACCACTACTACCAGTCGTCCTGCGCGCAGGGTTTCTACTGGTGGGAGATCGACATCAGCTACTACACGCTGAAGGTCGCCTCGTGGTTCGGCATCGTCTGGGACATCAAGACCTGCCCGGAAAAGGTGCGCGAGGCCAATCACTACGAATCCTACGAGGTGAAGCTGCCCAAGTTCGATACCGCTTCACTTCAGCTCGCGGCCACCAATGCCGCGCAGGCGGCCAGCGAATCGGCCGCCAATGCAGCCGAGGCAGCCCGTCAGGCCGCGGCCCGTGCCCGCGATGCAGCCAACGAGACTGCGCTGCGCTGGGCCGATGCCGCACGCGAGGCTGCCGCCAACGCATCCGAAGCCGCCGCCGAGGCCGCTTCCAAGGCGACCGGCAGCGTCTCGCTGGCAACCGCCCGCGCCGCGCAGAAGGCCCATACCAAGGCCCACGACTGGCAGAAGGCCGCGCAGGAAGCCTCCGAGAAGGTCGCCGAACTCTTCAGCGCCAACGCGGAGACCGCCTGA
- a CDS encoding class I SAM-dependent methyltransferase, producing the protein MAEGNARIAPTAHYTAQAWVRAGFPNSGIFDTPTGRTMFNATQTLRRLGGPLLPPIIRHESEHLFVRHFVHEERLRQLAPDYVLEVGAGLSPRGLTFASNNPELTYVEADLPGMVAAKRERLMRAGVALPPNYHLGTADLLGADLLGSLPVAPQKKQRVVVITEGVADYLNMDEKRTAFTNIASVLRAAGGGTYQAECYTRDRFVRYRSISKFFTSALGLLVGASFEDRLFDSAPQALDFLRGCGFDTAEVLDSEALNPGPWRPPMDICPWQLLEARVKPAKASAKKTKKRSKK; encoded by the coding sequence ATGGCTGAAGGCAACGCACGCATCGCCCCCACCGCCCACTACACCGCGCAGGCCTGGGTCCGCGCGGGCTTTCCAAACTCCGGGATCTTCGACACGCCCACAGGGCGGACCATGTTCAACGCGACGCAGACCCTGCGGCGCCTTGGCGGCCCTCTGCTACCGCCGATTATTCGTCACGAGAGCGAGCACCTGTTCGTGCGTCACTTCGTCCACGAAGAGCGCCTGCGCCAGCTCGCCCCCGATTACGTGCTCGAGGTCGGCGCGGGGCTCTCGCCGCGCGGGCTGACCTTTGCGAGCAACAATCCAGAGCTCACCTACGTCGAAGCCGACCTGCCCGGCATGGTCGCCGCCAAGCGAGAGCGCCTGATGAGAGCCGGCGTGGCCCTGCCCCCCAACTACCACCTGGGCACGGCCGACCTGCTGGGCGCGGATCTGTTGGGCTCACTTCCGGTTGCGCCCCAAAAGAAGCAGCGCGTGGTGGTCATCACCGAAGGCGTGGCCGACTACCTCAACATGGATGAAAAGCGCACCGCCTTTACCAACATCGCGAGCGTGCTGCGCGCCGCCGGCGGCGGCACCTACCAGGCCGAGTGTTATACCCGCGACCGATTCGTTCGCTACCGCAGCATTTCGAAGTTCTTCACCAGCGCGCTGGGCCTGCTCGTGGGCGCGAGCTTCGAGGACCGGCTCTTCGACTCTGCGCCGCAGGCGCTCGATTTTCTGCGTGGTTGCGGCTTCGATACGGCCGAGGTCCTCGATTCCGAGGCCCTCAACCCGGGCCCCTGGCGCCCGCCCATGGACATCTGCCCGTGGCAACTACTGGAAGCGCGCGTGAAACCTGCTAAAGCTTCCGCGAAGAAGACAAAAAAACGGAGCAAGAAATGA
- a CDS encoding enoyl-CoA hydratase/isomerase family protein produces MTQERIPVIVEKSGAIATLILNDPPHNPVSQDTVEALTAAVQELGADAQIRALIIRGAGERAFSAGANIKEFGKGMGAGGLEGNLRERHAMIEAIECSPKPIIAAIHGTCMGGGLEIALGCHFRFASAVATFALPEINLGVLPAWSGTQRLARVVGREAALEMMLRAERWDAERALAHGLVSRVYPRELLLPKAEAFAASLADKPPIAVAAILEATLAGEREGFDAGLAAEMKGVQAATGSKDNLEGVAAFLQKRKPRFQGK; encoded by the coding sequence CCCCGTCAGCCAGGACACCGTTGAGGCCCTCACCGCCGCCGTGCAGGAACTGGGCGCCGATGCGCAGATCCGCGCCCTCATCATCCGCGGCGCGGGAGAGCGCGCCTTCTCGGCCGGGGCCAACATCAAGGAATTCGGCAAGGGCATGGGCGCCGGCGGGCTCGAGGGAAACCTGCGTGAGCGCCATGCCATGATCGAGGCGATCGAGTGCTCCCCAAAGCCCATCATTGCCGCCATCCACGGCACCTGCATGGGCGGCGGGCTGGAGATCGCGCTGGGGTGCCACTTCCGATTTGCCAGCGCGGTGGCAACTTTCGCCCTTCCAGAGATCAACCTGGGCGTGCTGCCCGCGTGGAGCGGCACGCAGCGGCTGGCGCGCGTCGTGGGACGCGAAGCCGCGCTGGAGATGATGCTGCGCGCCGAGCGCTGGGACGCCGAGCGGGCGCTCGCCCACGGGCTGGTCAGCCGGGTCTACCCGCGCGAGTTGCTGCTCCCCAAGGCCGAGGCCTTTGCCGCCTCGCTGGCCGACAAGCCCCCCATCGCGGTGGCTGCCATTTTGGAGGCCACGCTCGCGGGGGAGCGCGAAGGGTTCGATGCCGGGCTGGCCGCCGAGATGAAAGGCGTTCAGGCTGCTACGGGCAGCAAGGACAATCTGGAGGGCGTTGCGGCCTTTCTCCAGAAACGAAAACCGCGCTTTCAGGGCAAATGA